A part of Myxococcus landrumus genomic DNA contains:
- the ftsH gene encoding ATP-dependent zinc metalloprotease FtsH, which translates to MRSTYKTIGLWVILIVLFVAFYNFFSQSNDPVQEPSFTQLLTKVEEKKVKEVAVKGNTYSGKFVDTSEKFRTTGPAPDAAMLNQLRNNGVDVKYEREEQNSLWLTILGQWMPVVFLFLFFIFFMRQLQGGSGKAMTFGKSKAKLLSESHNKVTFADVAGVDECKEELEEIVAFLKDPKKFTKLGGRIPKGVLMMGPPGTGKTLLARAVAGEAGVPFFSISGSDFVEMFVGVGASRVRDLFEQGKKNAPCIIFIDEIDAVGRHRGAGLGGGHDEREQTLNQLLVEMDGFESNDGVILIAATNRPDVLDPALQRPGRFDRRIVVPRPDLKGRLGVLKVHTRRVPLAPEVDLEVIARGTPGMTGADLENLVNESALMAARQNKERVDLSDFENAKDKVFMGPERRSMIMTEKEKKNTAVHEAGHALLAKLLPGCDPLHKVTIIPRGQALGVTWSLPTEDKVNGYKKQMLDQISMAMGGRIAEELLFNEMSSGAANDIERATETARAMVCRWGMSEKLGPLAFGKSDGEVFLGRDFNSSKDYSEDTARQIDAEVRSIVVGCYERGRTLLTENLEALKRVSDALVEYETLDAEDVNILLQGGQLTRERPPPRVNAPPKATEKKDKRKILDALEGLPKMEPNKA; encoded by the coding sequence GTGCGTTCGACTTACAAGACCATCGGGCTCTGGGTCATCCTGATCGTCCTCTTCGTCGCCTTCTACAACTTCTTCTCGCAGAGCAACGATCCGGTTCAGGAGCCGTCGTTCACGCAGCTCCTGACGAAGGTGGAGGAGAAGAAGGTCAAGGAAGTGGCGGTCAAGGGCAACACCTATTCCGGCAAGTTCGTGGACACGAGCGAGAAGTTTCGCACGACGGGTCCCGCGCCGGATGCGGCGATGCTGAACCAGCTCCGCAACAACGGAGTGGACGTCAAGTACGAGCGGGAGGAGCAGAACAGCCTCTGGCTGACCATCCTGGGCCAGTGGATGCCCGTGGTCTTCCTGTTCCTCTTCTTCATCTTCTTCATGCGCCAGCTCCAGGGTGGCAGCGGCAAGGCGATGACCTTCGGCAAGTCGAAGGCCAAGCTCCTGAGCGAGAGCCACAACAAGGTCACGTTCGCGGACGTGGCGGGTGTGGACGAGTGCAAGGAAGAGCTCGAGGAGATCGTCGCCTTCCTGAAGGACCCCAAGAAGTTCACCAAGCTGGGCGGCCGCATCCCCAAGGGCGTGCTGATGATGGGCCCCCCGGGTACCGGCAAGACGCTGCTGGCTCGCGCGGTGGCGGGTGAAGCGGGCGTTCCGTTCTTCTCCATCTCCGGCTCGGACTTCGTGGAGATGTTCGTGGGCGTCGGCGCCAGCCGCGTTCGCGACCTGTTCGAGCAGGGCAAGAAGAACGCCCCCTGCATCATCTTCATCGACGAGATTGACGCCGTGGGCCGCCACCGTGGCGCGGGCCTGGGCGGCGGTCACGACGAGCGCGAGCAGACGCTCAACCAGCTGCTCGTGGAGATGGACGGCTTCGAGTCCAACGACGGCGTCATCCTGATTGCGGCGACGAACCGTCCGGACGTGCTGGACCCCGCGCTGCAGCGTCCGGGTCGCTTCGACCGGCGCATCGTGGTGCCGCGTCCGGACCTGAAGGGCCGCCTGGGCGTGCTGAAGGTGCACACCCGCCGCGTGCCGCTGGCGCCGGAAGTGGACCTGGAGGTCATCGCTCGCGGTACGCCGGGCATGACGGGCGCGGACCTGGAGAACCTGGTGAACGAGTCGGCGCTGATGGCCGCGCGGCAGAACAAGGAGCGCGTGGACCTGAGCGACTTCGAGAACGCCAAGGACAAGGTCTTCATGGGGCCGGAGCGCCGGTCGATGATCATGACCGAGAAGGAGAAGAAGAACACGGCCGTGCACGAGGCGGGGCACGCGCTGCTCGCCAAGCTGCTGCCCGGCTGCGACCCGCTCCACAAGGTCACCATCATCCCGCGTGGCCAGGCGCTGGGCGTCACCTGGAGCCTGCCCACCGAGGACAAGGTCAACGGGTACAAGAAGCAGATGCTGGACCAGATCTCCATGGCCATGGGTGGCCGTATCGCCGAGGAGCTGCTCTTCAACGAGATGAGCAGCGGCGCGGCGAACGACATCGAGCGGGCCACCGAGACGGCGCGCGCCATGGTGTGCCGCTGGGGCATGAGCGAGAAGCTGGGGCCCCTGGCGTTCGGCAAGAGCGACGGCGAGGTGTTCCTGGGCCGCGACTTCAACTCGTCCAAGGACTACTCCGAGGACACCGCGCGGCAGATTGACGCCGAGGTCCGCAGCATCGTCGTGGGTTGCTACGAGCGCGGCCGGACGCTCCTCACGGAGAACCTGGAAGCCCTCAAGCGCGTCTCCGACGCCCTGGTCGAGTACGAGACGCTCGACGCCGAGGACGTGAACATCCTCCTGCAGGGTGGCCAGCTCACCCGGGAGCGTCCGCCCCCGCGCGTGAATGCGCCCCCGAAGGCGACGGAGAAGAAGGACAAGCGGAAGATCCTCGACGCGCTCGAGGGGCTCCCGAAGATGGAGCCGAACAAGGCGTAG